A window of Natronoarchaeum philippinense contains these coding sequences:
- a CDS encoding PadR family transcriptional regulator yields the protein MTHSNATDKSAPPSSERQSIEQPNTNQATTTLAAHDLTAFQRHILTVLDDGRQHGLGVKADLEDLYGKEVNHGRLYPNLDELVGLGFVDKSDLDGRTNEYELTDAGHDALVEQAEWELQRVAIQNEGDA from the coding sequence ATGACCCATTCCAACGCGACAGATAAAAGCGCTCCCCCATCGAGCGAGCGCCAGTCCATCGAGCAACCGAACACGAACCAAGCCACAACTACGCTAGCAGCCCACGATCTCACGGCGTTCCAGCGGCACATCCTGACGGTCCTCGACGACGGTCGGCAGCACGGCCTCGGCGTCAAGGCAGACCTCGAAGACCTCTACGGCAAAGAAGTCAACCACGGTCGGCTGTACCCGAACCTCGACGAACTGGTCGGGCTCGGCTTCGTCGACAAGAGCGATCTCGACGGGCGCACCAACGAGTACGAGCTCACCGACGCCGGCCACGACGCGCTCGTCGAGCAGGCCGAGTGGGAACTCCAGCGCGTCGCCATCCAGAACGAGGGTGATGCCTGA
- a CDS encoding DUF7344 domain-containing protein: MLGRIIDALTGTRTEDANPPEQNHDMSVDMAVTPNTSLSLSELGEIITNACRRDIVEIVNDHCTETGQAVGLGDLARVVAARENDKQPSEITSDERKRVYVALYQVHLPKLESMGAIACNDSHDAIVPTPETAGICEALVQLRELQTDPDDAPAIPPTALTTERRLDDLDHYDSAVGPVAVGDGGDEA, translated from the coding sequence ATGCTCGGCCGGATCATCGATGCACTCACCGGCACCCGCACGGAGGACGCTAACCCGCCCGAGCAGAACCACGACATGTCCGTCGACATGGCGGTGACGCCCAACACATCGCTCTCCCTGAGCGAACTCGGCGAGATCATCACCAACGCCTGTCGGCGCGACATCGTCGAGATCGTCAACGACCACTGTACCGAGACCGGGCAGGCAGTCGGCCTCGGCGATCTCGCACGCGTCGTTGCCGCACGCGAGAACGACAAGCAGCCCAGCGAGATCACCAGCGACGAGCGCAAGCGCGTGTACGTCGCACTGTACCAAGTCCACCTACCGAAGCTCGAGAGCATGGGCGCGATCGCCTGTAACGACAGCCATGATGCGATCGTCCCGACGCCGGAGACGGCCGGCATCTGCGAAGCGCTCGTACAGCTGCGCGAACTCCAGACCGACCCGGACGACGCACCAGCCATCCCGCCGACAGCACTGACCACAGAGCGACGCCTCGACGATCTCGACCACTACGACAGCGCCGTCGGACCAGTCGCTGTCGGCGACGGAGGTGACGAGGCATGA
- a CDS encoding DnaJ domain-containing protein encodes MSNATAEPDQSSGIDWPADFARTPTGERERNRKYDVTLAQALDDLEAELDRLGVDDWRLSTAAQQRQRDQRPYSRANPDDPGVVVRWSMDGNQYAVACDRYTKLRDNVRTVGLYIHEKRKMEQRPVETGESEFANARLPPADDEDVIEATEPPHEILGVAPDAPDEVVRAVARRLSADLHPDTGDGDVEKYKRVQEAKEAMLDAD; translated from the coding sequence ATGAGTAACGCGACCGCCGAACCGGACCAGAGCAGCGGCATCGATTGGCCGGCCGACTTCGCGCGAACCCCCACAGGCGAGCGCGAACGGAATCGCAAATACGACGTGACGCTCGCACAGGCGCTCGACGATCTCGAAGCCGAACTCGACCGTCTTGGCGTCGATGACTGGCGGCTTTCGACAGCCGCCCAGCAGCGCCAGCGCGACCAGCGCCCCTACAGCCGCGCAAACCCAGACGACCCGGGCGTCGTGGTTCGGTGGTCGATGGACGGCAACCAGTACGCCGTCGCGTGCGACCGCTACACGAAGCTCCGAGACAACGTCCGGACGGTCGGGCTCTACATCCACGAGAAGCGCAAGATGGAGCAGCGACCGGTTGAGACCGGCGAGAGCGAGTTCGCCAACGCCCGTCTGCCGCCGGCCGACGACGAGGACGTGATCGAGGCCACCGAACCACCGCACGAGATCCTCGGTGTCGCACCCGACGCGCCCGACGAGGTCGTACGAGCTGTCGCTCGTCGGCTGTCGGCGGACCTTCATCCCGACACTGGCGATGGTGATGTCGAGAAGTACAAGCGCGTTCAGGAAGCCAAGGAGGCGATGCTCGATGCTGACTGA
- a CDS encoding winged helix-turn-helix domain-containing protein, with protein MTTDRDWETIGWVQSSQYREDVLEALTASPKTPSTIAEQTDDGIAHISRALRSLRERDLVELLVSEDCRKGRVYGLTDAGAKIAGEMQEVSV; from the coding sequence ATGACGACCGACCGTGACTGGGAGACGATCGGCTGGGTGCAGTCATCGCAGTACCGTGAGGACGTCCTCGAGGCGCTGACGGCGAGCCCGAAGACGCCGTCGACGATCGCCGAGCAGACCGACGACGGTATCGCCCACATCTCGCGGGCGCTCCGGAGCCTGCGTGAGCGCGATCTCGTCGAGCTGCTGGTCTCAGAGGACTGTCGGAAAGGCCGCGTGTACGGGCTGACTGACGCCGGCGCGAAGATCGCCGGAGAGATGCAGGAGGTGAGCGTCTGA